GTTTTCAACGGTATACTTTTCAATCCAATACCCTTGCTCAAATCTCAAACCTTTGATTCTATTGACTAAGGTTTTTCTGATCgttttgctgctgttcgCCCATGTTCAAATTATCAACCGAATCTCTTCGTTCATTCCTTTGCATCTGTGGTACATTGCAGATCGCTTGAATAAATCAGCTGTAACgagcaaagaagaaatgaaaGGTGACGACAAGTTAGTGAAATTTTATATTCTGTGGCTTATTTTTTGGATTCCTGCGCaaactgctctttttgcCTCGTTCCTACCACCAGCATAGGTGGAAAGTAAATGCTGGCGTTTTTGTGGAAAGGTTTGTGGAGAATGGTATTTCTGCGTTTAAGTTGGATGTCTGGTGAAAGCCGATTACTGTTTCGCGATATCCTATATGCAAATGGATTTCAGACCAGGTACGCACAGTGTGAAATCCTCCGATACAGTTGTAAATAATAAGAGAGCAGGGTTCGGTTTGTTGGCCATACTCAGCGGCAACAAATTCGTTTTATTTCAGATTTTGAACAATAGTTCCTGTAGTCCAAGTCAAATGTTTCGGCCGTTTTGCAGCGGCTTTGAAAATTAAAATTGCAGAACACAAACCACAAACCATAGCCAAGGGTTTGGAGGCTTAACTTCTGGATCCGTCCTGATAGAGAAAAGCCAGCCTCATAAAACTTTATTGATACATCTCGAAAGATTGGCGCTCTTGGCCTTTTGATGGCAGCAAAAGTGGTTTTGTGAAATAAATCAACCGTTTTCTAGTTTATTAATCTACCCCAGAGAAAATCATTGTCTAGTTTCAAACCCTTTTTTTCGTTGAATCACAATAAATTCAACTACACTGAGTCCTTGAACTGAATATTATCTGAGTTTCTCTCGGAATTCGAGATATAATTTGTGATTACGATAGGTTTTGAGGATAGGTACAACCGCCGCCAAAGAAACTGAGTTGACTAACGTCAGAAGAAATCAATGGATTAGAGGAATGTGTCTGAACCCAATGCGAGCTCCGTCAACAATTTCGGTTCCTATAAGACGAGGGCGTCTTGTTCTTCTACCTATATATCAAACAGAATGTATATTTACAGATTTAATCGAAAAGTGGTTTCTTATCGTCACTTTCTCCTTGTTAAAATGCTGTTAGTCAAAAATTCAAGGGCAGACCGAGCGTCCGATTCAGGCAGGGCAGCGCGCAAATTAGCCAATGCACGATCTCTATATTCATAAGCGAGTTCGCGAGTTTTCTTAACTCCTTCGTATTTGGCAACAGCCTCAGCCGTACGCTCAACATCCCCTGGTAACGAGAAATTACGCTGAATTAGAGGACCCAAAGAATGATCCTCTTTCCAAGCATACAAAACTGGAGCGGTCGCAATTCCAAGCTGGAGGTCTGCGCCTGCAGGTTTTCCTAACTCCTTAGCAGATATCGTGAAATCCAACATATCATCAACTAACTGGAAACAAATTCCGAGGTTTTTGCCAAAGTTATAGCATTCATCAACCACTGTTTCCTGAGCACCCGATAAAATTGCTGCAGCACGGCAAGACTTGGAGATCAGCGAAGCAGTCTTAAGATAAGTTTTGTGCAGATAATAATCGAATGCAGTGTCAATAACAATTTCTTGCGAGAACACCGCGCCTCGCTCAACTGGTACACGGTAGTCATGGGTAGGGTTTGTTAGCTTTGGAGATGGAGGCGGTATTTTTTGTGTACCATTAGCGACCGTTGTGAGATCGCTATCAACTGCAGTATTCTTCAATTGCATAAACTCACCCTCAACTAAGTTTGCAATACTATTAGATATCAattcaacaacttctggaTTGCGGAGCCTTGAAATCGATACTGTCGCTCTTCCTAACAAAAAGTCACCTGCCAGAACTGCCATCTTGTTTGTAAAAGCAACGTTACCGCTTGCGCGACCTCTCCTCGTGTCTGAATGGTCTATGACATCGTCATGTAATAACGAAGCGGTATGAATCATCTCAACAATTTCAGCGAGTCGCCTCTGTTTTGGCAAGATCCCTCTTTCTCTATCAAAATCTTCAGGTAAAGGCTCCGGGCCCTTCGTCAGTGGGTTTAGTGGTTTTATACCATGGAGAATATGGAGTGGTGATATGCTCTTTGCTGGGTGCTGAAATAGCAAAGACTGTGGTGGCTTTGAGTATACTGGGTCTTCTGGCACATCAGTGTTGTCAACAGTTATCCTGTTTCTTTCCTCGATTGGGATCTCAGCCAGTGCTCTCGAAAGTAGTAGAACTAGCATGGGACGGACTTTCTTGCCCTCCGCTTCAAAATAATACCCGGTGACTCTGTTCAATGTTGGATGCCCCGAGCCCATCAACGCCACGATGTTTTTAGCCAACGTGTTCATCTCCTTTGATACCAACGAAACTGGATTATTCAACAATACTTTTGGGGTAACCAACCTAGCAGCCGTCTCCAATGCGGTAGCGAAAGAGGACTTAGAGCGTACATATTCCAGGATTCGGACCCTCCCAATTGAAGCACTACGTGAGAGAAGCATTTTCTTCGACCCTAATATCTACCTTAAACTAATCGTTCAGCTcgtcaaaattttttgaattcatTTGACATTACTCGATCAAGGGAAAAGCATAATAGGGAAATGACagaaagcagcagcttcccCGGTGCCTCCCAAGTATTGACGTTATGCAAGAACATTTTCTCCAGGATTATCAAAGCTTCAGATAATGTTCCTCAGCATGTTGGTCTGATCATGGACGGAAATCGGCGCTGGGCCAAACTTAAGCATGTTGAAATAAAAGAAGGTCACAATGCTGGGTTTCATAGCATGAGCAGAGCTCTGGAACTTTGCTACGAAGCCGGCGTTAGCACTGCTACCGTTTTTGCCTTTTCtattgaaaacttcaaaaggaGTTCAGCGGAAGTGGACTCGTTGATGAACTTAGCGAGAAGTGGAATAAAACAGGTTGTGCAAAATGGAGAAATGgctcaaaagtttgggatCAAGATCAATGTTATTGGTGATAGAAAACTGCTTCCCGATGATGTGCTGCGAGAAGTCGAGGCGGCCGAGACGATAACAAAAGACAACAAAAGAGCTGTACTGAACATATGTTTTCCCTATACAGGGAGAGATGAACTTTTACACAGCATTAAAGAAGTTGTGCAGGCAACACAGCTTGGAGACCTGGCCAGCAGTGACATCAACGAAGCTGCAATTGACAGACATCTTTACACTGGCGGGTCCCCCCCTGTCGACCTTTTAATTCGAACAAGCGGAGTCACAAGATTGAGTGACTTTTTAATATGGCAGGTGAGCCGAAGAGACGTTGTTATTGAATTTCTAGATTGTTTATGGCCGGACTTTGGGTCTAGACAAATGGCATGGATCTTGCTCAAATTTGCCTTCAGTAAGAGTTACGCAACTGGGGAAACCGATCCGGAGGACTACGATGTTGAAGCTAGAGGATCACCACTCAAGAAGCATGTCTGAATAAATTGAGATCCGGGAGACTAGCA
The Lachancea thermotolerans CBS 6340 chromosome G complete sequence genome window above contains:
- the COQ1 gene encoding trans-hexaprenyltranstransferase (highly similar to uniprot|P18900 Saccharomyces cerevisiae YBR003W COQ1 Hexaprenyl pyrophosphate synthetase catalyzes the first step in ubiquinone (coenzyme Q) biosynthesis), translated to MLLSRSASIGRVRILEYVRSKSSFATALETAARLVTPKVLLNNPVSLVSKEMNTLAKNIVALMGSGHPTLNRVTGYYFEAEGKKVRPMLVLLLSRALAEIPIEERNRITVDNTDVPEDPVYSKPPQSLLFQHPAKSISPLHILHGIKPLNPLTKGPEPLPEDFDRERGILPKQRRLAEIVEMIHTASLLHDDVIDHSDTRRGRASGNVAFTNKMAVLAGDFLLGRATVSISRLRNPEVVELISNSIANLVEGEFMQLKNTAVDSDLTTVANGTQKIPPPSPKLTNPTHDYRVPVERGAVFSQEIVIDTAFDYYLHKTYLKTASLISKSCRAAAILSGAQETVVDECYNFGKNLGICFQLVDDMLDFTISAKELGKPAGADLQLGIATAPVLYAWKEDHSLGPLIQRNFSLPGDVERTAEAVAKYEGVKKTRELAYEYRDRALANLRAALPESDARSALEFLTNSILTRRK
- the RER2 gene encoding ditrans,polycis-polyprenyl diphosphate synthase (similar to uniprot|P35196 Saccharomyces cerevisiae YBR002C RER2 Cis-prenyltransferase involved in dolichol synthesis participates in endoplasmic reticulum (ER) protein sorting), translated to MTESSSFPGASQVLTLCKNIFSRIIKASDNVPQHVGLIMDGNRRWAKLKHVEIKEGHNAGFHSMSRALELCYEAGVSTATVFAFSIENFKRSSAEVDSLMNLARSGIKQVVQNGEMAQKFGIKINVIGDRKLLPDDVLREVEAAETITKDNKRAVLNICFPYTGRDELLHSIKEVVQATQLGDLASSDINEAAIDRHLYTGGSPPVDLLIRTSGVTRLSDFLIWQVSRRDVVIEFLDCLWPDFGSRQMAWILLKFAFSKSYATGETDPEDYDVEARGSPLKKHV